From one uncultured Methanoregula sp. genomic stretch:
- a CDS encoding PAS domain S-box protein, with protein sequence MTTEKGDELRFLIIAAASIGAILTTVFSLTHGIFEIFPFLYILPIILVVYFYPSRAVLFSLGISLMYISLIYLFGFANPDQIAIATAWFAIFVTIGVVVSSYATKLQQEKIRIRQILNNSQDGIFCFDIRTGQVLEINAKCTQWLRYERSELLGTSLAMIWSSTDERESFIKRVKTDPWNTETEGLFRAKDGAVLRFLISAVLVLPDRILCSAIDITGSKIVDEEIRKTLDDLEEQVRARTAHLEEINEKLRAEILERRRTEQKILEKTMRSAPDEEERE encoded by the coding sequence TTGACAACAGAGAAAGGAGATGAACTGCGTTTCCTTATCATTGCTGCCGCATCCATCGGTGCAATTCTCACCACGGTGTTCTCGCTGACCCACGGGATCTTCGAGATCTTCCCGTTCCTGTATATCCTTCCCATCATCCTCGTTGTCTATTTTTATCCCTCACGGGCAGTACTCTTTTCCCTGGGAATCAGCCTGATGTATATCAGTCTTATCTACCTCTTCGGCTTTGCCAACCCGGACCAGATAGCCATAGCCACGGCATGGTTTGCCATCTTTGTTACCATTGGTGTCGTTGTCTCATCCTATGCAACCAAGCTCCAGCAGGAAAAGATAAGGATCCGCCAGATCCTCAATAACTCGCAGGATGGTATCTTCTGTTTTGATATCAGGACCGGGCAGGTGCTCGAGATCAATGCCAAATGCACCCAGTGGCTTCGGTATGAGCGGTCAGAACTGCTTGGAACAAGCCTTGCAATGATCTGGTCCAGTACCGATGAGCGCGAAAGTTTTATAAAAAGGGTGAAAACGGATCCATGGAACACCGAGACGGAAGGACTGTTCCGGGCCAAAGACGGGGCTGTACTCAGGTTTCTCATCTCTGCAGTGCTGGTGTTACCGGACCGGATACTCTGTTCCGCTATCGATATTACCGGCAGCAAGATTGTCGACGAGGAGATCCGGAAAACACTCGATGACCTTGAGGAACAGGTCAGGGCACGCACAGCACATCTCGAGGAGATAAACGAGAAACTGCGGGCAGAGATCCTTGAGCGCAGGAGAACCGAACAGAAGATACTTGAAAAAACCATGAGATCTGCCCCTGATGAGGAGGAACGGGAATGA
- a CDS encoding archaellin/type IV pilin N-terminal domain-containing protein, which produces MKSSNHENAFTGLEAAIVLIAFVVVAAVFSYVVLGAGFFTTQKSQEVVHTGVQQASSTLEIVGNVYGVGTAATSITMINFSAALAPGGTPVDFDKVVITYSNSSVLETLSKVATKGATVGSGQWGIITVQNEVTNDNVLEKGEQFDITAKPTNAILKNDQFQLEIKPAVGAALGISRTAPASIQAVNILY; this is translated from the coding sequence ATGAAATCCAGCAACCATGAAAATGCATTCACCGGTCTCGAGGCAGCGATTGTGCTCATCGCATTCGTTGTCGTTGCGGCGGTGTTCTCGTACGTGGTGCTCGGCGCCGGTTTCTTCACAACCCAGAAGAGCCAGGAAGTCGTCCACACGGGTGTACAGCAGGCGAGCTCAACTCTTGAAATCGTCGGTAATGTCTATGGTGTAGGAACTGCAGCAACATCGATTACCATGATCAATTTCTCCGCTGCATTAGCCCCGGGCGGAACTCCGGTTGACTTCGATAAAGTGGTTATAACCTACAGCAATTCATCCGTTCTCGAAACCCTCAGCAAGGTTGCAACCAAAGGAGCAACGGTTGGTTCGGGACAATGGGGAATAATTACTGTCCAGAACGAAGTAACCAATGATAATGTTCTTGAAAAGGGCGAACAGTTCGACATAACCGCGAAGCCAACCAACGCGATCTTAAAGAACGACCAGTTCCAGCTTGAGATCAAACCGGCCGTCGGTGCTGCACTCGGGATTTCCCGTACTGCCCCGGCGTCGATCCAGGCAGTGAACATCCTCTACTAA
- a CDS encoding DNA-directed DNA polymerase has protein sequence MNVPRTLDSFGGLKIAINQVEYSNSPDGPVIHVFGRDTGRKAVRVDVTGFKPYFYIPQDQVTSTSLPPQASLEIGTAYRSIRGESLRRVYTQRPGDVRDVRERFRHFEADIPFATRFMIDTGLTGGMSAPGTTADYHETAPAGVDTPARTCIIDIECEDERGFPDPQRDAIICITCFDSFDSDYVTFLFAKGGTPAEITSKEKEGGLKNGCFLKGTHTICTYDDEVSMLRAFAGYIVARDPDVLSGWNFVDFDMPYITGRMEKLGLRPDTLARIPGQTERNALRGRALFDLLTAYKKMHSSLKESYRLDAIAMEELGEQKVRYTGTISDLWRKQPALLVEYNFKDVELCVGINRKDNIIEFYREIARYVGCPLDKTLNSSSVIDIFVLKKAFGKYVLPSKGFANAEEFEGATVFEPSRGVRENVVVLDLKSLYPMAMMTINASPETKDPEGELKAPNGIRFRKQPDGLTRSIISELLKERDEKKALRNTFAFGSPQYVMYDMQQNVLKVIMNTYYGVSGYVRFRLFDREIGAAVTSVGRAIIEHTRRVIEAQGYKVIYGDTDSCMIQLPPSDQETTIATARAIEKKLNESYQDFARTELNADVHFFSIKFEKIYARFFQAGKKKRYAGSLVWKEGKEVNETDIVGFEIKRSDTPQITKLVQMRVMEMILAGEDYAVIKTFLSDVIRKYRAAKYTLDEIGIPGGIGKSLDDYDNDDAQVRGAKYANEHLHTEFGKGSKPKRIYIKTVMSKYPKTDVICFEYADQVPKEFVVDWELMLEKTIKQPISRIIESLGWNWDDLDPSRTTLAQWGLG, from the coding sequence ATGAATGTTCCCCGGACGCTCGATTCGTTTGGCGGCCTTAAGATTGCCATCAACCAGGTGGAGTACAGCAATTCACCGGACGGCCCGGTAATCCATGTATTCGGGAGGGACACGGGCAGAAAAGCGGTCCGGGTAGACGTGACCGGCTTCAAACCCTATTTCTATATTCCCCAGGACCAGGTAACATCGACGTCACTTCCCCCGCAGGCAAGCCTGGAGATCGGAACCGCGTACCGCTCTATAAGGGGAGAGAGCCTGCGGCGGGTCTATACCCAGCGGCCGGGCGATGTCCGGGATGTGCGGGAGCGCTTCCGGCACTTCGAGGCAGATATCCCGTTTGCAACCCGGTTCATGATCGATACCGGCCTGACCGGGGGCATGTCTGCACCCGGTACGACCGCGGACTACCACGAAACAGCGCCAGCCGGGGTTGATACGCCGGCCCGGACATGTATCATCGATATCGAATGCGAGGATGAGCGGGGATTTCCCGACCCGCAGCGGGATGCGATCATCTGCATCACCTGCTTTGATTCCTTCGACAGCGATTACGTGACGTTCCTGTTCGCAAAAGGCGGCACACCTGCCGAGATCACGTCAAAAGAGAAGGAGGGCGGCCTCAAAAACGGGTGTTTCCTGAAAGGAACGCACACGATCTGCACCTATGACGACGAGGTATCGATGCTCCGGGCGTTCGCCGGGTATATCGTTGCCCGCGACCCGGACGTCCTCTCCGGCTGGAACTTTGTCGATTTCGATATGCCCTATATTACCGGCCGCATGGAGAAACTTGGCCTGCGACCGGACACGCTTGCCCGGATCCCGGGACAGACCGAGCGCAATGCCCTGCGGGGCCGGGCACTCTTCGATCTCCTGACAGCTTACAAGAAGATGCACTCCTCGCTCAAAGAGTCATACCGGCTCGATGCAATAGCAATGGAAGAACTGGGCGAGCAGAAAGTCCGTTACACCGGCACGATCTCCGATCTCTGGAGAAAGCAGCCGGCCCTGCTGGTCGAGTACAACTTCAAGGACGTGGAACTCTGCGTCGGGATCAACAGGAAAGACAACATCATCGAGTTCTACCGCGAGATCGCACGGTACGTTGGATGCCCGCTCGATAAGACGCTCAACTCTTCGAGCGTCATCGATATTTTTGTCCTGAAAAAAGCGTTCGGGAAATACGTTCTTCCCTCGAAGGGATTTGCCAATGCCGAGGAGTTCGAAGGCGCCACCGTTTTCGAGCCGAGCCGGGGGGTACGGGAGAACGTTGTGGTACTTGATCTCAAATCCCTCTACCCAATGGCGATGATGACGATCAATGCATCGCCCGAGACCAAGGACCCGGAGGGCGAACTCAAGGCTCCCAACGGGATCCGTTTCAGGAAGCAGCCGGACGGGCTCACGAGGAGTATCATATCTGAACTCTTGAAAGAACGGGATGAGAAGAAGGCTCTCCGGAACACCTTTGCATTCGGTTCCCCGCAGTACGTGATGTATGACATGCAGCAGAATGTGCTCAAGGTGATCATGAACACCTACTACGGGGTCTCGGGCTATGTCAGGTTCCGACTCTTCGACCGGGAGATAGGCGCTGCTGTCACCTCGGTCGGCCGGGCAATCATCGAACATACCCGCCGTGTTATTGAAGCGCAGGGGTACAAAGTCATTTACGGGGACACGGATTCGTGCATGATCCAGCTTCCCCCGTCCGATCAGGAAACAACGATTGCAACAGCACGCGCAATTGAAAAGAAACTGAACGAGAGTTACCAGGATTTTGCCCGGACCGAGCTGAACGCAGATGTCCATTTCTTCTCGATCAAGTTCGAGAAGATCTATGCCCGGTTCTTCCAGGCCGGTAAAAAGAAGCGCTACGCGGGATCCCTTGTGTGGAAAGAGGGAAAAGAAGTAAACGAAACCGATATTGTTGGCTTTGAGATCAAGAGAAGCGATACCCCGCAGATCACAAAACTGGTCCAGATGCGGGTGATGGAGATGATCCTTGCCGGGGAAGATTATGCGGTTATCAAAACATTCCTTTCCGACGTTATCAGAAAATACCGGGCCGCAAAATATACGCTCGACGAGATTGGCATCCCCGGGGGCATCGGGAAATCGCTTGACGATTACGATAACGACGATGCGCAGGTCCGGGGGGCAAAATATGCCAACGAACACCTCCACACGGAATTTGGCAAAGGCAGCAAACCCAAGCGGATTTACATCAAGACCGTGATGTCGAAATATCCCAAAACGGACGTCATCTGCTTCGAGTACGCCGACCAGGTGCCAAAAGAGTTTGTTGTCGACTGGGAGCTGATGCTTGAGAAGACCATCAAACAGCCCATTTCAAGGATCATCGAGTCGCTGGGCTGGAACTGGGACGATCTCGATCCCTCAAGGACCACCCTTGCACAGTGGGGACTTGGGTAA
- a CDS encoding dihydroorotate dehydrogenase electron transfer subunit, translating to MSDSLSVPVTIVRVKKETPLIRTFIFDRSFPFTPGQFVMVWVPGVDEIPMALSSDNSITVQNVGDATNALFNLGPGRRIGIRGPFGNGFSKGEKVLAIAGGVGAAPLLPLARADCVMTLLLGARSESELLFLDQLDECTDVIIATDDGSLGHHGFVTALMDDLNLAAYDRFAVCGPEIMMRAVLAKVTEKGLSHKTEFSLHRYMKCGVGVCGSCCMDPSGIRVCRDGPVFSGDVLQKSEFGHYMRDASGRKKNL from the coding sequence ATGTCTGATTCCCTGTCCGTTCCGGTTACCATCGTCCGCGTGAAAAAAGAGACCCCGCTTATCCGGACTTTTATTTTCGATAGATCATTCCCGTTCACTCCCGGGCAGTTCGTAATGGTCTGGGTGCCGGGTGTTGATGAGATTCCCATGGCGTTGTCCTCCGATAACAGCATCACGGTCCAGAATGTGGGCGATGCAACCAATGCCCTGTTTAACCTTGGGCCCGGGAGGCGAATCGGGATCCGGGGGCCGTTTGGCAACGGGTTTTCGAAGGGGGAGAAGGTGCTCGCAATTGCCGGGGGAGTAGGTGCCGCTCCGCTCCTGCCGCTGGCCCGGGCGGACTGCGTGATGACACTGCTTCTCGGTGCACGGAGCGAGTCAGAACTCCTCTTCCTCGATCAGCTGGATGAGTGCACGGATGTTATCATCGCAACCGATGACGGGTCTCTTGGTCATCACGGTTTTGTGACTGCACTCATGGACGACCTGAATCTTGCAGCATACGATCGGTTTGCGGTCTGCGGGCCGGAGATCATGATGCGTGCCGTTCTCGCAAAAGTTACCGAGAAGGGTCTCAGCCATAAAACGGAATTTTCCCTTCACCGTTACATGAAATGCGGCGTCGGCGTCTGCGGGTCGTGCTGCATGGACCCGTCCGGTATCCGGGTCTGCCGGGACGGCCCGGTCTTCTCAGGAGATGTTCTCCAGAAGAGTGAGTTCGGGCACTACATGCGGGATGCGAGCGGCAGGAAAAAGAACCTGTGA
- a CDS encoding dihydroorotate dehydrogenase → MVQIKPGPVTAGGVTLDNHLILAAGILGTTGSSLSRMLLLGAGGVVTKSIGPVPKEGHAGPCLVVLEDGLMNAMGLPNPSKDFVEELAGLAKKPVIVSIFGGNPEEFAEVAGWFCGKVAGFELNLSCPHAEGYGAAIGSDPALVEACTRAVSRTGIPTWVKLTPNVTDITAIGRAAEKGGASALVAINTVKAMRISTGLGRPVLGHGYGGLSGPAIFPIAVRCVYELYEAVKIPIIGCGGVSTADNAIEMMMAGAAAVELGSAVYGDVNVFDTIKKELYAKDGIKPEGIMGCAHV, encoded by the coding sequence ATGGTACAGATAAAGCCAGGCCCGGTAACTGCAGGTGGCGTAACGCTTGATAACCACCTGATCCTTGCAGCCGGGATCCTGGGTACAACGGGGTCATCGCTCTCGCGGATGCTGCTGCTGGGAGCGGGTGGCGTGGTAACCAAGTCGATTGGGCCGGTACCGAAGGAGGGGCATGCAGGCCCCTGTCTCGTTGTGCTGGAGGACGGGCTCATGAATGCGATGGGCCTGCCCAACCCCTCGAAGGATTTTGTCGAGGAGCTGGCCGGTCTTGCCAAAAAACCGGTGATTGTCAGCATCTTTGGCGGGAACCCGGAAGAATTTGCCGAAGTGGCCGGCTGGTTTTGTGGGAAAGTTGCCGGATTTGAACTCAACCTCTCCTGTCCGCATGCAGAAGGATATGGTGCGGCGATAGGGAGCGATCCTGCCCTGGTCGAAGCCTGCACCCGTGCGGTCAGCAGGACCGGTATCCCCACGTGGGTGAAACTGACCCCGAACGTGACCGACATCACGGCAATCGGCAGGGCTGCCGAGAAAGGCGGTGCGAGCGCGCTCGTTGCCATCAATACGGTAAAAGCAATGCGGATCTCGACCGGTCTTGGTCGCCCGGTGCTCGGGCATGGGTACGGGGGTCTCTCGGGGCCGGCAATCTTCCCGATAGCGGTGCGGTGCGTGTATGAATTGTATGAAGCAGTAAAAATCCCCATCATCGGTTGCGGGGGCGTGTCCACTGCAGATAACGCCATTGAGATGATGATGGCGGGAGCTGCTGCAGTTGAGCTCGGCAGCGCCGTCTACGGTGATGTCAACGTGTTTGATACCATAAAAAAAGAGCTTTATGCAAAAGACGGGATAAAACCTGAGGGGATCATGGGGTGTGCCCATGTCTGA
- a CDS encoding methylated-DNA--[protein]-cysteine S-methyltransferase: MEMMSGSCRLGLWYVHVHWCGDTIHRVRFAREGIPGSVPEPVRQYCAGRPVDLTALNAVALHDDGTYSRIYQEVRKVPYGQTSSYGEIALRAGTGPRVVGQAMARNPAPLVIPCHRIVAARGIGGFSPSVEIKEMLLVLEQKGLRKILLSKKI, translated from the coding sequence ATGGAGATGATGAGCGGATCCTGCAGGCTCGGGCTCTGGTATGTCCACGTCCACTGGTGCGGCGACACCATTCACCGGGTCCGGTTTGCCCGCGAAGGCATTCCGGGCAGTGTGCCGGAACCCGTCCGGCAGTACTGTGCAGGCCGGCCGGTTGACCTGACCGCGCTCAACGCTGTCGCGCTTCACGATGACGGGACATACAGCCGGATCTACCAGGAAGTCCGCAAGGTACCATACGGACAGACGTCCAGCTACGGCGAGATTGCCCTGCGGGCGGGAACCGGGCCCCGCGTTGTCGGTCAGGCCATGGCCCGCAACCCTGCGCCGCTCGTCATCCCCTGCCACCGGATCGTAGCAGCCCGGGGCATCGGGGGATTCTCGCCTTCAGTCGAGATCAAGGAGATGCTCCTTGTACTGGAACAAAAAGGTCTTCGTAAAATACTATTGAGCAAAAAGATCTAA
- a CDS encoding molybdenum cofactor guanylyltransferase, giving the protein MRSAVVLVGGEARRANGQEKYFFVYEGRTFIERLIDSLSPVVDEIILVARDPEQCKRFHAIRGTKNVRCITDIRTGIGPIGGLHAGAIAACGDYIFVSACDMPCIESSVVRYLFETLGTYDAAIPSWNFDMIEPLHAVYRRSVLMDYLKSHESLSLRPMIRSINTRYVSVEELRKFDPRLRTFTNINKLEDLEQINAGLATGNTIPE; this is encoded by the coding sequence GTGAGATCGGCAGTTGTTCTCGTAGGCGGAGAGGCACGACGCGCAAACGGGCAGGAGAAGTACTTTTTCGTGTACGAGGGCAGGACGTTCATCGAGCGCCTGATCGATTCGCTTTCCCCGGTCGTAGACGAGATCATTCTCGTTGCCCGCGATCCGGAACAGTGCAAGCGGTTCCATGCGATCAGGGGCACAAAAAATGTCCGGTGTATCACCGACATCCGCACCGGTATCGGGCCCATCGGGGGGCTCCATGCCGGGGCGATAGCTGCCTGCGGGGATTATATTTTTGTATCCGCCTGCGACATGCCCTGCATCGAGAGCAGTGTTGTCCGCTATCTCTTTGAGACACTCGGTACCTACGATGCGGCAATCCCCAGCTGGAACTTTGACATGATTGAACCCCTCCATGCAGTCTACCGGCGATCCGTGCTCATGGATTACTTAAAAAGTCATGAATCCCTCTCATTACGCCCGATGATCCGCAGCATCAACACCCGGTATGTTTCCGTAGAGGAACTCAGGAAGTTCGATCCCCGGCTTCGCACATTCACCAACATCAACAAGCTCGAGGATCTCGAACAGATCAATGCCGGTCTTGCGACCGGAAATACCATACCGGAATGA
- a CDS encoding ATP-binding protein, which produces MITTPSVKRQAFWTVLILATTFFAVYSTVFSLTHGIYEVYPFLYFLPIILFVYQYPRWGVLFSLFMSTIYLLLVYFISNFDPGFIAVSTAWFVIFVTIGVVTSSFAEGLRAEERKYRGIFENSQAGIFTFDITSERIRELNNKCARMLKYQKEDLIDKDVALILPNGFDRETFIDEIRSLGKTGDTELRFQTRDAVVRHFLISASLSQNNIVICSAIDITERKLAERVIQKAKDELEQRVRERTDELLRSNDALKMEIQERRRFESAIQLANRKLNTLSSITRHDILNQITAIVMYLSLAEEITTEPPVLDHLQKIGQLTELIQAQIRFTKDYQSIGANAPLWQQVSATVKSAIKNLDMGSVRVENELGSLEIYADYLLEKVFFNLVDNSLRHGEKVTMCRFLYQEEEDGITILYEDDGIGIPANAKDKIFRREYYRNTGYGMFLTHEILSITDLTIRETGEPGHGVRFEIHVPAGAFRFAADNKNA; this is translated from the coding sequence ATGATAACCACACCTTCAGTGAAACGCCAGGCATTCTGGACCGTCCTCATTCTTGCAACAACATTCTTTGCGGTCTATTCGACCGTTTTCTCCCTGACCCACGGTATCTACGAAGTATATCCGTTCCTGTATTTCCTGCCCATCATTCTTTTCGTGTACCAGTATCCCCGCTGGGGGGTACTCTTTTCGCTTTTCATGAGCACGATTTACCTGCTGCTCGTGTATTTTATCAGTAATTTCGACCCGGGCTTCATTGCAGTCTCAACAGCATGGTTTGTGATCTTCGTCACGATCGGGGTAGTCACGTCCTCGTTTGCCGAAGGGCTCAGGGCGGAAGAAAGAAAATACCGGGGGATATTCGAGAACTCACAGGCAGGAATATTTACTTTCGATATCACATCAGAGCGCATTCGGGAGCTGAACAACAAATGTGCCCGCATGCTGAAATATCAAAAAGAGGATCTCATCGATAAGGACGTTGCCCTGATCCTTCCCAATGGTTTCGACCGGGAGACCTTTATTGACGAGATACGATCCCTTGGAAAGACCGGGGATACCGAGCTCCGGTTCCAGACCCGGGATGCCGTTGTCCGCCATTTCCTCATCTCGGCATCCCTTTCGCAAAACAACATCGTGATCTGTTCGGCAATCGATATTACCGAACGAAAACTTGCCGAGCGGGTGATCCAGAAGGCAAAAGACGAGCTCGAGCAGCGTGTCCGGGAGAGGACCGACGAACTGCTCCGCTCAAATGATGCCCTTAAAATGGAGATCCAGGAACGCAGGCGGTTCGAATCTGCTATTCAGCTGGCCAACAGGAAACTCAATACGCTCTCTTCGATCACGCGCCACGATATCCTCAACCAGATCACCGCCATTGTCATGTATCTCTCGCTTGCAGAAGAAATTACCACCGAACCCCCGGTACTCGATCATCTCCAGAAGATCGGGCAGCTCACCGAACTTATCCAGGCACAGATCAGGTTCACCAAGGATTATCAGAGCATCGGGGCCAATGCTCCCCTGTGGCAGCAGGTGTCCGCAACAGTAAAGAGCGCGATCAAGAATCTTGATATGGGAAGTGTCAGGGTAGAGAACGAACTTGGCAGTCTTGAGATCTATGCAGATTACCTTCTTGAGAAGGTTTTTTTCAACCTGGTGGATAATTCCCTTCGCCACGGGGAGAAAGTCACCATGTGCCGGTTCCTGTACCAGGAGGAAGAAGACGGGATAACTATTCTGTATGAGGATGATGGCATTGGTATTCCTGCAAACGCCAAGGACAAGATCTTTCGGAGGGAATACTACCGGAACACCGGGTACGGCATGTTCCTCACTCACGAGATCCTCAGTATAACCGATCTGACTATCAGGGAAACCGGGGAGCCGGGTCACGGAGTGCGGTTCGAGATCCATGTCCCGGCCGGGGCATTCCGTTTTGCTGCTGACAATAAAAATGCATAA
- a CDS encoding lactate dehydrogenase, whose product MARLAVVGVGRIGGEVAYLSASLGIADELVLYDSASNLLRAQVLDIEHTGLDMTISTDKNDVKQADICIFSAGLPRNPAVRTRADLLDANLPAVKECTALLKGFEGILITVTNPMDINNFYLCKKTGISRERCIGFGGQLDSARFGIALRNHNIRGFPFVLGEHGEHQVPVFSRLDDPVDERQRDDILTSLRGASMEVIKGKGGTVFGPALHLAHLVRMVLSDKRDLAICSAVLEGEYGITGCSLGVPARIGRDGIHAIEEWSLDPWEQAHMNDAGTFARELSKRAVS is encoded by the coding sequence ATGGCGCGTCTTGCAGTAGTGGGTGTGGGCAGAATTGGCGGCGAGGTTGCGTACTTATCAGCATCGCTCGGGATTGCAGATGAACTGGTGCTCTACGACAGTGCCAGCAACCTTCTCCGCGCCCAGGTGCTCGATATCGAGCATACCGGTCTTGACATGACCATCAGCACGGACAAAAACGATGTGAAGCAGGCGGATATCTGTATCTTTTCCGCAGGCCTTCCCCGCAACCCTGCGGTCAGGACCCGGGCTGATCTCCTCGATGCCAATCTTCCTGCAGTCAAAGAATGCACTGCGCTTCTTAAGGGATTTGAGGGAATACTTATCACCGTTACAAACCCCATGGACATCAATAATTTTTATCTCTGCAAAAAAACCGGCATCTCCCGGGAGCGCTGCATCGGGTTTGGCGGCCAGCTCGACAGCGCCCGGTTCGGCATCGCGCTCCGGAACCATAACATCCGCGGGTTCCCGTTCGTTCTCGGGGAGCACGGCGAGCACCAGGTCCCGGTCTTCTCCCGTCTCGATGATCCGGTTGACGAGAGGCAGCGTGACGATATCCTCACCTCGCTCCGCGGTGCGAGCATGGAAGTTATCAAAGGCAAGGGAGGGACGGTATTCGGCCCTGCCCTCCACCTTGCTCACCTTGTCCGCATGGTCCTCTCGGATAAACGGGATCTGGCGATCTGCTCGGCAGTACTGGAAGGCGAATATGGTATTACCGGCTGTTCTCTCGGGGTTCCTGCCCGGATCGGGCGGGACGGGATACACGCGATTGAAGAGTGGTCCCTGGATCCATGGGAGCAGGCCCATATGAATGACGCCGGAACCTTCGCACGGGAGCTCTCGAAAAGAGCGGTGTCCTGA